In Streptomyces capitiformicae, one genomic interval encodes:
- a CDS encoding ADP-ribosylglycohydrolase family protein encodes MTMTLRTKRSATGSLLGLALGDALGFPTEFNDVPSILAKCGPWRRMELPRPAIVTDDTQMTLALGHGLRTAMDRGSLGPEALERAVRKEFVEWSRSPENNRSPGVTCMVACGHLESERRPWQLASQMYSKGCGANMRVAPLGLIGPLSDEQRAGAAQLQAALTHGHPTALAAADLTAHAIRLLAQGAEPMGLVGLLRSYAYENRARYHARWLGDLWTYGEDPSPEQYISHGWDECLGALDRLQQALRQPSPETDPCLATGEGWIAEEALATGLLCFLLFVDEPVTALRRAACTSGDSDSIACLTGAFAGAYHGPDAWPVEWADRIEYQGDLVSLGALWDA; translated from the coding sequence ATGACCATGACACTACGTACGAAGCGCTCCGCCACCGGATCCCTGCTCGGCCTCGCCCTCGGAGACGCCCTCGGCTTCCCCACGGAGTTCAACGACGTACCGTCGATCCTCGCCAAGTGCGGCCCCTGGCGGAGGATGGAGCTGCCGCGGCCGGCGATCGTCACCGACGACACCCAGATGACACTGGCGCTCGGGCACGGGCTGCGGACGGCCATGGACCGCGGGTCGCTCGGCCCCGAGGCCCTGGAGCGGGCCGTCCGCAAGGAGTTCGTCGAGTGGTCCCGCTCCCCGGAGAACAACCGTTCCCCCGGCGTCACCTGCATGGTCGCCTGCGGCCACCTCGAGTCGGAGCGCCGGCCCTGGCAGCTCGCCAGCCAGATGTACTCCAAGGGCTGCGGCGCCAATATGCGGGTCGCGCCCCTCGGCCTCATCGGCCCGCTCAGCGACGAACAGCGCGCGGGCGCCGCCCAGTTGCAGGCCGCCCTCACCCACGGCCACCCCACCGCGCTCGCCGCCGCCGACCTCACCGCGCACGCGATACGGCTGCTCGCCCAGGGCGCCGAACCGATGGGCCTGGTCGGCCTGCTGCGGTCGTACGCGTACGAGAACCGGGCCCGCTACCATGCGCGCTGGCTCGGCGACCTGTGGACCTACGGCGAGGACCCCTCGCCCGAGCAGTACATCTCCCACGGCTGGGACGAGTGCCTGGGGGCCCTGGACCGCCTCCAGCAGGCACTGCGACAGCCGTCGCCCGAGACGGATCCCTGCCTGGCCACCGGGGAGGGCTGGATCGCCGAGGAGGCCCTCGCCACCGGGCTGCTGTGCTTCCTGCTCTTCGTCGACGAACCCGTCACCGCGCTGCGCCGTGCCGCCTGCACCTCCGGTGACTCCGACTCCATCGCCTGCCTCACCGGTGCCTTCGCGGGCGCCTACCACGGCCCGGACGCCTGGCCCGTCGAGTGGGCCGACCGCATCGAATACCAGGGTGACCTCGTGTCGCTGGGAGCCCTCTGGGACGCTTGA
- a CDS encoding nucleotidyltransferase domain-containing protein produces the protein MTDALDIDLTPVVAEQPDPLLFATVSGAHLYGFPSRDSDVDLRGVHVLPTAELVGLREPEETRSRMWDRDGVEMDLVTHDLRKFVRLMLRRNGYVLEQLLSPLVVHTGEAHRELIALAPGVLTRHHAHHYRGFAITQWRLFEKTGELKPLLYTFRVLLTGIHLMRSGEVQAHLPGLLPEIAEAPAYLPELIAAKAEREHGAADVDQERVAEDVERLQGVLDEEQALSVLPENTSAHDALHDFVVRVRLDGPKG, from the coding sequence ATGACGGACGCCCTCGACATCGACCTCACCCCGGTGGTCGCCGAACAGCCCGACCCCCTGCTGTTCGCGACCGTCTCCGGAGCCCACCTGTACGGCTTCCCCTCGCGTGACTCGGACGTCGACCTGCGCGGCGTGCACGTGCTGCCCACGGCCGAACTGGTCGGGCTGCGCGAGCCGGAGGAGACCCGGTCGAGGATGTGGGACCGGGACGGCGTCGAGATGGACCTCGTCACCCACGACCTGCGCAAGTTCGTACGGCTGATGCTGCGCCGCAACGGCTATGTGCTGGAGCAGCTGCTCTCCCCGCTCGTCGTGCACACCGGCGAGGCGCACCGCGAGCTCATCGCGCTCGCCCCCGGAGTCCTCACCCGCCACCATGCCCATCACTACCGGGGGTTCGCCATCACGCAGTGGCGGCTCTTCGAGAAGACCGGTGAACTCAAGCCGCTGCTCTACACGTTCCGGGTGCTGCTGACCGGCATCCATCTCATGCGCAGCGGCGAGGTTCAGGCCCATCTGCCCGGTCTGCTGCCGGAGATCGCCGAGGCCCCCGCGTATCTGCCGGAGCTGATCGCCGCGAAGGCGGAGCGGGAGCACGGCGCCGCCGACGTGGACCAGGAGCGGGTGGCGGAGGACGTGGAGCGGCTCCAGGGTGTGCTGGACGAGGAGCAGGCCCTGTCAGTGCTGCCGGAGAACACGTCCGCCCACGATGCCCTGCACGACTTCGTGGTCCGGGTCCGCCTCGACGGACCGAAGGGCTGA
- a CDS encoding nucleotidyltransferase domain-containing protein — MQPPQPVQPHALVLDHTIYACVMGSRAFGLATDDSDTDRRGVFLAPTPLFWRFEKPPTHVEGPAEEQFSWELERFCELALRANPNILECLHSPLVEQVDVTGRELLSLRGAFLSRQAHETFARYALGQRKKLDADVRTHGAPRWKHAMHLLRLLMSCRDLLRTGELTVDVGDQREPLLAVKRGEVPWARVETWMARLAAETEEAAARSPLPPEPDRARVEDFLVRTRRASALRSVEADPDHEVVQGIVGGRVLRQH; from the coding sequence ATGCAGCCCCCGCAGCCCGTGCAGCCGCACGCCCTGGTCCTCGACCACACGATCTACGCCTGTGTGATGGGTTCGCGCGCCTTCGGTCTGGCAACGGACGACAGCGACACGGACCGGCGGGGTGTCTTCCTGGCCCCCACCCCGCTGTTCTGGCGGTTCGAGAAGCCGCCGACGCATGTGGAGGGGCCGGCCGAGGAGCAGTTCAGCTGGGAGCTGGAGCGCTTCTGCGAGCTGGCGCTGCGCGCCAACCCGAACATCCTGGAGTGCCTGCACTCCCCCTTGGTGGAGCAGGTCGACGTCACGGGCCGCGAACTGCTCTCCCTGCGCGGGGCGTTCCTGTCCCGCCAGGCCCATGAGACGTTCGCCCGCTACGCCCTCGGCCAGCGCAAGAAGCTGGACGCCGACGTCCGTACCCACGGCGCCCCGCGCTGGAAGCACGCCATGCACCTGCTCCGTCTGCTGATGAGCTGCCGTGACCTGCTGCGCACGGGCGAACTCACCGTCGACGTCGGCGATCAGCGCGAGCCCCTGCTGGCGGTGAAGCGCGGCGAGGTGCCGTGGGCCCGGGTCGAGACCTGGATGGCCCGCCTCGCGGCCGAGACCGAGGAGGCCGCGGCCCGCTCCCCGCTGCCGCCGGAGCCGGACCGGGCCCGGGTCGAGGACTTCCTCGTCCGGACCCGGCGCGCCTCAGCCCTTCGGTCCGTCGAGGCGGACCCGGACCACGAAGTCGTGCAGGGCATCGTGGGCGGACGTGTTCTCCGGCAGCACTGA
- a CDS encoding Rieske (2Fe-2S) protein produces MGSTRRTVLATGAAATAALLVGCGEYGDEGGDTGGDTGEELAGTADIPVGGGTIFKDRKVVVTQPEEGDFKAFSAVCTHRGCIVSSVSDDTINCACHGSKFSITDGAVENGPATAPLPAEQITVSGNSIRLA; encoded by the coding sequence ATGGGTTCGACGCGGCGCACGGTTCTGGCGACCGGGGCGGCGGCCACGGCGGCGCTGCTCGTGGGGTGCGGCGAGTATGGGGACGAGGGCGGCGACACCGGCGGCGACACCGGCGAGGAGCTGGCCGGCACGGCCGACATCCCGGTCGGCGGCGGCACGATCTTCAAGGACCGGAAGGTCGTCGTGACGCAGCCCGAGGAGGGCGACTTCAAGGCCTTCTCGGCGGTCTGCACCCACCGCGGCTGCATCGTCAGCAGCGTCTCGGACGACACGATCAACTGCGCGTGCCACGGCAGCAAGTTCAGCATCACCGACGGCGCGGTGGAGAACGGTCCCGCCACCGCGCCGCTGCCCGCCGAGCAGATCACGGTCTCGGGAAATTCGATTCGGCTGGCCTGA
- the aroH gene encoding chorismate mutase, translating into MAVRAVRGAVQLERDESGHMDEQVGELLTAVLERNGLTPDDLISIWFTATPDLHSDFPAAAARKLGIVDVPLICAQELDIEGAMPRVVRILAHIESDKPRSEIAHVYLGAAAALRKDIAQ; encoded by the coding sequence GTGGCGGTACGAGCGGTCCGGGGCGCCGTCCAACTCGAGCGGGACGAGTCGGGGCACATGGACGAGCAGGTGGGCGAGCTGCTCACCGCGGTCCTGGAGCGCAACGGCCTCACGCCGGACGACCTGATCAGCATCTGGTTCACGGCCACCCCGGACCTGCACAGCGACTTCCCGGCCGCCGCCGCCCGCAAGCTCGGCATCGTCGACGTGCCGCTGATCTGCGCCCAGGAACTGGACATCGAGGGCGCGATGCCCCGGGTCGTACGGATCCTCGCGCACATCGAATCCGACAAGCCCCGCTCCGAGATCGCGCACGTCTACCTGGGCGCCGCGGCCGCACTCCGCAAGGACATCGCCCAGTGA
- a CDS encoding prephenate dehydrogenase: MRTALVIGTGLIGTSAALALAQRGVTVHLVDRDPEQARTAAALGAGTDEAPEGPVDLAIVAAPPAHVAGVLADAMRRGVARGYLDVASVKGGPRRELEELGLDLSAYIGTHPMSGREKSGPLAATADLFEGRPWVLTPTRDTDTEVLNLALELVSHCRAVPVVMDADAHDRAVALVSHMPHLVSSLVAARLEHAEESAVRLCGQGIRDVTRVAASDPRMWIDILSANPGPVADLLADVSADLDETVQALRALQASDEVKRREGVTGIEDVLRRGNAGQIRVPGKHGSAPRVYEVVAVLIDDQPGQLARIFADAGMAGVNIEDVRIEHATGQQAGLVQLMVEPKAVPVLTGALRERGWAIRQ; encoded by the coding sequence GTGAGAACCGCACTCGTCATCGGCACGGGCCTGATCGGCACCTCCGCCGCCCTCGCCCTGGCTCAGCGCGGCGTGACCGTCCACCTCGTCGATCGCGACCCGGAGCAGGCCCGTACGGCGGCCGCGCTCGGCGCCGGCACCGACGAGGCACCCGAGGGCCCGGTGGACCTCGCGATCGTCGCCGCCCCGCCCGCGCATGTGGCCGGGGTGCTCGCCGACGCCATGCGCCGGGGCGTCGCGCGCGGCTACCTCGACGTCGCCTCCGTCAAGGGCGGCCCGCGCCGCGAGCTGGAGGAACTCGGCCTCGACCTGTCGGCGTACATCGGTACGCACCCGATGTCGGGCCGTGAGAAGTCCGGACCCCTGGCCGCCACCGCCGACCTCTTCGAGGGCCGCCCCTGGGTGCTCACCCCCACCCGGGACACCGACACCGAGGTCCTGAACCTGGCCCTGGAGCTGGTCTCGCACTGCCGGGCCGTACCGGTGGTCATGGACGCGGACGCCCACGACCGCGCCGTCGCCCTGGTCTCGCACATGCCGCACCTGGTCTCCAGCCTGGTCGCCGCGCGCCTGGAGCACGCCGAGGAGTCGGCCGTACGGCTGTGCGGGCAGGGCATCCGGGACGTGACCCGCGTCGCGGCCTCCGACCCGCGCATGTGGATCGACATCCTCTCCGCCAACCCCGGCCCGGTCGCCGACCTGCTCGCCGACGTCTCCGCCGACCTCGACGAGACCGTCCAGGCCCTGCGCGCCCTCCAGGCCTCCGACGAGGTCAAGCGCCGCGAGGGCGTCACCGGCATCGAGGACGTCCTGCGCCGGGGCAACGCCGGCCAGATCCGGGTCCCCGGCAAGCACGGGTCCGCTCCGCGGGTCTACGAGGTCGTGGCCGTCCTCATCGACGACCAGCCCGGCCAGCTGGCCCGCATCTTCGCGGACGCGGGGATGGCCGGCGTCAACATCGAGGACGTACGCATCGAGCACGCCACCGGGCAGCAGGCCGGTCTGGTGCAGTTGATGGTGGAGCCGAAGGCGGTGCCGGTGTTGACGGGGGCGTTGCGGGAGCGGGGTTGGGCGATTCGGCAGTAG
- the cmk gene encoding (d)CMP kinase, with product MERATVIVAIDGPSGTGKSSTSKAVAAQLGLSYLDTGAQYRAITWWMVNNGIDIEDPSAIAAVAGKPEIVSGTDPSAPTITVDGTDVAGPIRTQEVTSKVSAVSAVPEVRARITELQRSIASGSENGIVVEGRDIGTTVLPDADLKIFLTASPEARAARRNNELKGADVHATREALLKRDAADSSRKASPLAKADDAVEVDTSDLTLQQVIECVVTLIEEKRAAK from the coding sequence GTGGAACGCGCCACAGTGATCGTTGCCATCGACGGCCCCTCCGGCACGGGCAAGTCGAGCACCTCGAAGGCCGTGGCCGCGCAGCTCGGGCTGAGCTATCTGGACACGGGTGCCCAGTACCGGGCGATCACGTGGTGGATGGTCAACAACGGCATCGACATAGAGGACCCCTCGGCGATCGCCGCCGTGGCCGGGAAGCCGGAGATCGTCTCCGGGACCGACCCGTCCGCGCCGACCATCACCGTTGACGGCACGGATGTCGCCGGGCCGATCCGCACCCAGGAGGTCACCTCCAAGGTCAGCGCGGTGAGTGCCGTACCGGAGGTGCGGGCGCGGATCACCGAGCTCCAGCGCTCCATCGCCTCGGGCTCCGAGAACGGCATCGTCGTCGAGGGCCGCGACATCGGGACGACCGTGCTGCCGGACGCGGACCTGAAGATCTTCCTCACCGCCTCCCCGGAGGCCCGCGCCGCCCGCCGCAACAACGAGCTGAAGGGCGCCGACGTCCACGCGACCCGCGAGGCCCTGCTCAAGCGGGACGCGGCCGACTCCAGCCGCAAGGCCTCGCCGCTCGCCAAGGCGGACGACGCGGTCGAGGTGGACACCTCGGACCTCACCCTCCAGCAGGTCATCGAGTGCGTGGTCACGCTCATCGAGGAGAAGCGGGCGGCGAAGTGA
- a CDS encoding lysophospholipid acyltransferase family protein — protein sequence MYGLWKPRVLGAWKVPATGPVILAVNHSHVIDGPMVIGVAPRPSHFLVKKEAFVGPLDSFMRATGQVKVDRSTADRTAITQALAVLHNGGVLGIFPEGTRGEGDFASLRAGLAYFAVRGNAPIVPVAVLGSSDRRGRLIKGLPPLRSRVDVVFGDPFEAGDGSGRRTRKALDEATERIQKHLGAHLENARRLTGRT from the coding sequence ATGTACGGCCTGTGGAAGCCGCGTGTCCTGGGCGCCTGGAAGGTCCCCGCGACCGGCCCGGTGATCCTCGCCGTCAACCACTCCCACGTCATCGACGGCCCGATGGTCATCGGCGTGGCGCCCCGGCCGTCGCACTTCCTGGTCAAGAAGGAGGCGTTCGTCGGTCCGCTCGACTCCTTCATGCGCGCCACGGGCCAGGTGAAGGTGGACCGCTCGACCGCCGACCGCACCGCCATCACCCAGGCGCTGGCCGTCCTGCACAACGGCGGTGTGCTGGGCATCTTCCCGGAGGGCACCCGGGGCGAGGGCGACTTCGCCTCACTGCGTGCCGGGCTCGCGTACTTCGCGGTACGCGGCAACGCACCGATCGTCCCGGTCGCCGTACTGGGAAGTTCCGACCGGCGCGGCCGGTTGATAAAGGGGCTGCCCCCGCTGCGCTCCCGCGTCGACGTCGTCTTCGGTGACCCGTTCGAGGCGGGCGACGGCAGCGGACGACGTACGCGCAAGGCCCTCGACGAGGCGACCGAGCGCATCCAGAAGCACCTTGGCGCACACCTGGAAAACGCCAGGCGGCTCACCGGCCGCACGTAA
- the der gene encoding ribosome biogenesis GTPase Der, giving the protein MNDQFPSEHEHGELGDAEYAEFMELAAEEGFDLEDVEGAIEEAGHGPLPVLAVVGRPNVGKSTLVNRIIGRREAVVEDKPGVTRDRVTYEAEWAGRRFKVVDTGGWEQDVLGIDASVAAQAEYAIEAADAVVFVVDAKVGATDTDEAVVRLLRKAGKPVVLCANKVDGPSGEADASYLWSLGLGEPHPVSALHGRGTGDMLDAVLEALPEAPEQTFGTAVGGPRRIALIGRPNVGKSSLLNKVAGEERVVVNEIAGTTRDPVDELIELGGVTWKFVDTAGIRKRVHLQQGADYYASLRTAAAVEKAEVAVILIDASESISVQDQRIVTMAVEAGRAMVIAYNKWDTLDEERRYYLEREIETEFGQVAWAPRVNVSARTGRHMEKLVPAIETALAGWETRVPTGRLNAFLGELVSAHPHPIRGGKQPRILFGTQAGTKPPRFVLFASGFIEAGYRRFIERRLREEFGFEGTPIHISVRVREKRGKKK; this is encoded by the coding sequence ATGAACGACCAGTTTCCCTCCGAGCACGAGCACGGAGAGCTTGGCGACGCCGAGTACGCGGAGTTCATGGAGCTCGCCGCGGAAGAGGGCTTCGACCTCGAGGACGTCGAGGGCGCGATCGAGGAGGCGGGCCACGGCCCGCTGCCCGTCCTCGCCGTCGTCGGCCGCCCGAACGTCGGCAAGTCGACGCTCGTGAACCGCATCATCGGCCGCCGCGAGGCGGTCGTCGAGGACAAGCCCGGCGTCACCCGCGACCGCGTCACCTACGAGGCCGAGTGGGCGGGCCGCCGCTTCAAGGTCGTCGACACCGGCGGCTGGGAGCAGGACGTCCTCGGCATCGACGCCTCCGTCGCCGCCCAGGCCGAGTACGCCATCGAGGCCGCCGACGCCGTCGTGTTCGTCGTCGACGCCAAGGTCGGCGCCACCGACACCGACGAGGCCGTCGTACGACTGCTGCGCAAGGCCGGCAAGCCCGTGGTGCTGTGCGCCAACAAGGTCGACGGGCCGAGCGGCGAGGCCGACGCGTCCTACCTGTGGTCCCTGGGCCTCGGCGAGCCGCACCCCGTCTCGGCGCTGCACGGCCGCGGCACCGGCGACATGTTGGACGCCGTTCTGGAGGCCCTCCCCGAGGCCCCCGAGCAGACCTTCGGCACGGCGGTCGGCGGTCCGCGCCGCATCGCCCTCATCGGCCGCCCGAACGTCGGCAAGTCCTCCCTCCTCAACAAGGTGGCGGGCGAGGAACGCGTCGTCGTCAACGAGATCGCGGGCACCACCCGTGACCCGGTCGACGAGCTGATCGAACTGGGCGGCGTCACCTGGAAGTTCGTCGACACGGCGGGCATCCGCAAGCGCGTCCACCTCCAGCAGGGAGCCGACTACTACGCCTCGCTGCGCACGGCCGCCGCCGTCGAGAAGGCCGAGGTCGCGGTCATCCTCATCGACGCCTCCGAGTCGATCTCGGTGCAGGACCAGCGCATCGTGACGATGGCCGTCGAGGCCGGCCGGGCGATGGTCATCGCGTACAACAAGTGGGACACGCTCGACGAGGAGCGCCGCTACTACCTGGAGCGGGAGATCGAGACCGAGTTCGGCCAGGTCGCCTGGGCGCCCCGGGTCAATGTCTCGGCGCGTACCGGCCGGCACATGGAGAAGCTGGTCCCCGCGATCGAGACGGCTCTCGCCGGCTGGGAGACCCGTGTCCCGACGGGCCGCCTGAACGCCTTCCTCGGCGAGCTGGTCTCCGCCCACCCGCACCCGATCCGGGGCGGCAAGCAGCCCCGTATCCTCTTCGGCACCCAGGCCGGCACCAAGCCCCCGCGCTTCGTGCTCTTCGCCTCCGGCTTCATCGAGGCGGGCTACCGCCGCTTCATCGAGCGCCGTCTGCGCGAGGAGTTCGGCTTCGAGGGGACGCCGATCCATATCTCGGTGAGGGTGCGCGAGAAGCGCGGCAAGAAGAAGTAG
- a CDS encoding LysM peptidoglycan-binding domain-containing protein, with translation MFACAENARENIRKTQGARRTQDVRRMRTTAVLAGAALLAPLGLLTVTGNAAAADSGVWDRIAKCESGGDWHINTGNGYYGGLQFAASTWRAYGGTAYAATADKASKSQQIAIATKVQRGQGWGAWPVCAARAGAYGSAPAAPATDSGSGKSTESTRSAPSRSTGHPDRSSSRGDYTVRQGDTLSGIAARRGTTWRQVYAANRAVIGADPHMIVPGQRLDL, from the coding sequence ATGTTCGCATGTGCCGAAAACGCACGCGAGAACATTCGCAAGACGCAGGGCGCCCGCAGGACGCAAGACGTCCGAAGGATGCGTACGACGGCGGTCCTCGCCGGGGCGGCGCTGCTCGCCCCGCTCGGACTACTGACCGTCACCGGCAACGCCGCGGCCGCCGACAGCGGAGTGTGGGACCGCATCGCCAAGTGCGAGAGCGGCGGCGACTGGCACATCAACACCGGCAACGGCTACTACGGCGGCCTCCAGTTCGCCGCCTCCACCTGGCGCGCCTACGGCGGCACGGCCTACGCGGCCACCGCCGACAAGGCCTCCAAGTCCCAGCAGATCGCGATCGCCACGAAAGTCCAGCGCGGCCAGGGCTGGGGCGCGTGGCCCGTGTGCGCCGCGCGCGCCGGAGCGTACGGCAGCGCACCGGCCGCGCCCGCCACCGACTCGGGGTCCGGCAAGTCCACCGAGTCCACCAGGTCGGCTCCGTCGCGTTCCACCGGCCACCCGGACCGCAGTTCGTCCCGCGGCGACTACACCGTCCGCCAGGGCGACACACTGAGCGGCATCGCCGCCCGCCGCGGGACCACGTGGCGGCAGGTCTACGCCGCCAACAGGGCCGTCATCGGCGCTGATCCCCACATGATCGTGCCCGGGCAGCGACTCGACCTCTGA
- a CDS encoding ABC transporter ATP-binding protein — translation MTLVSLRHARVRYGPLEALHGVTLAAPGPGLTVLLGRNGSGRTTALRALAGTVPLSGGAVVWDGTDVTRVPAYERARRGLVLVPERRAVFGSLTVRENLELTAPDFSYALDAYPPLEPLLPRRAGTLSGGEQRMLALSRALPARARVVLVDEPTQGMSPMVAARTYELLRGLDACVVVAEQRLPPGLRGASALVYELRRGTVAFSGEAAELP, via the coding sequence ATGACCCTCGTCTCCCTCCGGCACGCCCGCGTCCGCTACGGACCTCTGGAGGCCCTGCACGGCGTCACTCTCGCCGCGCCGGGCCCCGGCCTGACCGTTCTGCTGGGCCGCAACGGCTCCGGCCGTACGACCGCGCTGCGCGCCCTCGCCGGCACGGTGCCGCTCTCCGGCGGGGCCGTGGTGTGGGACGGGACCGACGTCACCCGGGTGCCCGCGTACGAGCGGGCCCGGCGTGGCCTCGTCCTCGTCCCCGAACGGCGGGCCGTCTTCGGCTCGCTCACCGTGCGCGAGAACCTCGAACTCACCGCGCCGGACTTCTCGTACGCCCTGGACGCCTATCCACCGCTCGAACCGCTCCTCCCCCGCCGCGCCGGCACCCTCTCCGGCGGCGAGCAGCGCATGCTCGCGCTGTCTCGCGCCCTGCCTGCACGCGCGCGTGTCGTGCTCGTCGACGAGCCCACCCAGGGCATGTCGCCGATGGTCGCGGCCCGCACGTACGAACTACTGAGGGGACTCGACGCCTGCGTGGTCGTCGCCGAACAGCGCCTGCCACCGGGGCTGCGCGGGGCGTCGGCGCTCGTGTACGAACTCCGGCGCGGGACGGTGGCGTTCAGTGGCGAGGCGGCCGAGCTGCCGTGA